The following coding sequences are from one Strix uralensis isolate ZFMK-TIS-50842 chromosome 6, bStrUra1, whole genome shotgun sequence window:
- the HEG1 gene encoding protein HEG homolog 1 isoform X5 — MPAACTLLLLLGLGLVPPAGSLPLASLRRLLPPLPPPPPSRSRLGRPCSPPAAGHAGSPVIESSHQARRSSDTEIRTSGSLVDSVELVTMLARSRERALLPVRHGAVPTARRVMGHIGPPASGGDVTPPGAGPPDSPSAGTATRPPACSLPPAAGSHHHAVGSRERGKRALASPSTPAATEGTPPVLAASSTDLTERVLGRRHGAWDVAGFDNVTRTVLLPSSAETHRPGTGGPSQPASGWVGTEQPGSPPTGTAATSPSPLGSNRAMLRPLPSTPLPGSLGQPQSSPRASSTQTGANHIMLHPRDVVGDSTSSSLTASPATDSIFGAIGSSYQPSNVSTTERRVLDFPTTSTSISTTVTKGSGRTLRSLPASTRLADAAKISTSGTQITSSSDQTWTPGMSLGAQRGGDRGATDLLLMGSPSASESASTTFSSSSYEPKSIPAAEEATLHSDTHNTDMPSVAAWSPGSPANGHTTMVTRGSATSIDPTSSLRGIFSSSGAGTHRPNGSREATDLPAPPGEPLLTSSLSASESTFRGVRSSHRPVNNSATEKNPLASSPTNAFISATATGSGGRPPRSATGSSRWAAEDSTSSSAMYGTLGTIRSSSASSVGETYGVHGSREITDFTERVADPSLTRSHSPSEGPSPATGSSHVSFSILSTARRTDFPTTSTSVSTTAAKGGGRTLRSLPASTRLAQTTEISITGTETISSPDHTHSSLRAQGGGGRGATMLSTDPLLTGSPSALEHASPAEGTLATGHLPDAPLTSMPSSVIATSGGERSTVPVSDTRTASSSAPIPPRTSSLDVVFLPSSSATEPGKQSNVSQGGAKLGELLTKLLPAFSPSISVPSPSPSASERGRRVSGTPTETTYVSSTVSSHEEGTSQAAANHGMWSTAAESPTSHPDMAGEPRTGPLLSSTAWPGVGHVSSGRTGYPEPKVTLSSRVSTYFSAAAEPSAAGSSHHSLSSSSTEERMFSPITDPVYSSSTSAGSGERTLHLVTDGTLAGGTESSASYAETASSPGPAQSVEQSGTANTSTSSRGFTGLVTETLFTHSSKIPTYSSFQNDLTSFSSSHQPISSINTEKRTSVSHTDGTYISTTYTRGGERTLLSISNSSTSADSSESSTFFSEISNPSDSSKSTVAQDRRSNVSSDGSFVEPSTEPLLVHSSKLLTSASAGSVQNTTLFNTDSDLLTTGRSSLSSSAFPASSSLSSLHHSASSTPPTTYLFTSSESSEPLSSSVMASSPSLQALSSSLPTSSLLSPSYSLASLLPLFSSPSTNSQSNDSDQASTSVTMTVVRQVSSTAAAAGSSPRGTNKHSVTQQPQNNTTFTSTGSPLPTVPMEQLGGHIISVSAPATVTEATSPRAATTQGGSFGKATPLLTTTSDAPRAGLTDAPLSPLPSATNHSIIVPAVAMTTVKPPMLTTLAGHQPTPGDASTMKAHRPQTPTATKHVYTTGESTEAVDPTTARPGRVTEENIPVTSSSEAPPTSKTAVSIATTLAATKPTTAPPSSSTAGLRMSSPATDVDKCLSNPCPALATCNNSRGSYICQCPLGYELEKGKCNLVRIFIGQVPLKFNITHGKYAELLHIEGEILAMLNASLWDLPGYHHSTVKATREANFVHVSVQSTFSLASNVTFYDVVSSVKSYIRACKSPTEACQFISSLKPLHRVGSLCKQKDPECDKETSECTDFDGVALCQCKSGYFKYNKMDHSCRACEDGYKLENETCVSCPFGLGGFNCGNPYQLITVVIAAAGGGLLLIMGIALIVTCCRKNKNDISKLIFKSGDFQMSPYAEYPKNPRAQEWGRETIEMQENGSTKNLLQMTDVYYSPTGLRNPELERNGLYPPYTGLPGSRHSCIYPGQYNPSFISDETRRRDYF; from the exons tcatTGAAAGCAGCCATCAGGCGAGAAGAAGTTCGGACACAGAGATAAGGACTTCTGGGTCTCTCGTGGACAGTGTGGAGCTGGTGACAATGCtggccaggagcagggagagggcaTTGCTACCTGTCAGGCATGGTGCGGTGCCGACAGCGAGAAGGGTCATGGGGCACATTGGTCCCCCTGCCAGTGGTGGGGATGTCACCCCACCAGGAGCAGGACCCCCAGACAGCCCATCTGCTGGGACAGCaacccgcccgcccgcctgcaGCCTTCCTCCTG ctgCTGGAAGCCATCACCATGCTGTGGGCAGCCGGGAGAGAGGTAAGAGGGCTCTTGCTTCTCCCAGCACCCCTGCAGCTACAGAGGGGACACCACCAGTTttggcagccagcagcactgacTTGACCGAGAGGGTGCTGGGCCGGCGCCATGGGGCCTGGGACGTGGCAGGATTTGACAACGTGACAAGAACGGTGCTGCTGCCTTCATCTGCAGAGACTCATCGCCCGG GCACCGGTGGTCCCTCTCAACCAgcgagtggctgggtgggcacagagcagcctggcagccctCCCACAGGCACTGCAGCCACTTCACCCAGCCCCTTGGGGAGCAATAGGGCAATGCTGCGACCCCTCCCCAGTACCCCCCTCCCTGGCTCTCTGGGACAACCCCAGTCCTCTCCCCGAGCTTCCAGTACCCAGACTGGTGCAAACCACATCATGCTACACCCCAGGGATGTCGTGGGGGACTCCACAAGCTCTTCGCTCACAGCATCACCTGCCACAGACAGCATTTTCGGAG CCATTGGAAGCAGCTACCAGCCATCCAACGTCTCGACCACAGAGAGGAGAGTTTTGGATTTCcccaccaccagcacctccaTTTCCACAACAGTCACCAAGGGTTCAGGGAGGACATTAAGGTCTCTGCCAGCCAGCACCAGGTTGGCTGATGCAGCAAAGATTTCCACCTCTGGTACCCAAATCACCAGCTCCTCAGACCAGACCTGGACCCCTGGGATGTCTTTGGGAGCCCAGCGTGGTGGTGACAGAGGTGCCACAGACCTGTTGCTTATGGGCTCGCCGTCTGCTTCGGAAAGTGCTTCCACGA cctttagcagcagcagttatgAACCCAAGAGCATCCCAGCTGCAGAAGAGGCAACGCTGCACTCGGACACCCACAATACTGACATGCCCAGCGTGGCAGCGTGGTCACCGGGGTCCCCTGCAAACGGCCACACAACTATGGTGACAAGGGGCTCTGCCACCAGCATCGACCCCACCAGCTCTTTGAGGGGGATCTTCTCCTCCTCAGGGGCTGGGACACACCGTCCTAATGGCTCACGGGAAGCCACCGATCTCCCAGCGCCTCCCGGGGAGCCTTTGCTCACAAGCTCACTCTCTGCTTCTGAAAGTACATTCAGAG GTGTCAGAAGCAGCCACCGACCAGTTAACAACTCAGCGACAGAGAAAAACCCCCTTGCTTCCTCTCCCACCAACGCTTTCATTTCAGCCACGGCCACTGGCAGTGGCGGGAGACCCCCGAGATCTGCCACAGGCAGCAGCCGATGGGCAGCAGAAGACTCCACATCCAGTAGTGCCATGTACGGGACCTTGGGCACTATCCGATCCTCGTCTGCATCTTCTGTGGGAGAGACCTATGGAGTTCATGGGTCCAGAGAGATCACTGATTTCACCGAGCGGGTGGCAGACCCTTCGCTAACGCGCTCTCACTCTCCTTCGGAAGGTCCTTCCCCAG CTACTGGAAGCAGCCATGTGTCATTCAGCATCCTGTCAACAGCAAGAAGAACTGATTTCCCTACCACCAGTACCTCCGTTTCCACAACAGCCGCCAAGGGTGGAGGGAGGACGTTAAGGTCTCTGCCAGCCAGCACCAGACTGGCCCAAACAACAGAGATTTCCATCACTGGTACCGAAACCATCAGCTCTCCAGACCATACTCATTCCTCTTTGAgagcccagggtggtggtggcagAGGTGCCACCATGTTGTCCACGGACCCCTTGCTCACAGGCTCACCATCTGCTTTGGAACATGCTTCCCCAG CAGAAGGGACCTTGGCTACAGGACACCTGCCTGACGCTCCTCTCACCAGTATGCCCAGCTCAGTGATAGCCACCAGTGGTGGGGAGAGGAGCACAGTCCCCGTGTCAGACACCCGCACAGCATCCAGCTCCGCTCCCATTCCGCCCCGCACCAGCTCCCTGGACGTGGTCTTTCTGCCGTCCTCATCAGCAAcagagcctgggaagcagagcaaTGTTTCACAGGGTGGTGCTAAACTTGGTGAGCTTCTAACGAAGCTGCTGCCTGCATTTTCTCCCAGTATTTCAGTGCCTTCGCCTTCACCAAGTGCTTCAG agagaggaagaagagtttcTGGTACTCCTACTGAGACCACGTACGTCTCGTCCACAGTCTCCAGCCACGAGGAGGGGACATCTCAGGCTGCAGCTAACCATGGCATGTGGAGCACAGCGGCAGAAAGCCCCACGTCTCACCCGGACATGGCTGGGGAGCCCCGCACTGGCCCCCTTCTGTCCTCCACGGCATGGCCTGGGGTCGGACATGTCTCGTCCGGCCGAACAGGGTACCCAGAGCCCAAGGTCACCCTTTCATCCAGGGTCTCCACCTACTTCTCAGCCGCTGCTGAACCTTCCG ctgcaggcagcagccatCACTCCCTAAGCAGCTCCAGTACTGAGGAAAGGATGTTCAGCCCCATCACTGATCCTGTGTACAGTTCATCCACATCTGCTGGCAGTGGAGAGAGGACGCTGCACTTGGTGACGGACGGCACGCTGGCCGGTGGCACCGAGAGCTCTGCTTCCTACGCTGAAactgccagctctccagggccagctcagtcagtggagcagagTGGGACGGCCAACACCTCCACCAGCAGCAGGGGCTTCACGGGCTTGGTGACGGAGACACTCTTCACACATTCTTCCAAGATACCTACTTACTCTTCTTTCCAAAACGATCTCACAA GCTTTTCAAGTAGTCATCAGCCAATCAGTAGTATCAATACTGAGAAAAGGACCTCGGTTTCTCATACGGACGGCACATACATTTCAACTACATAtaccagaggaggagaaaggaccCTCCTGTCTATCTCAAATAGCAGCACATCTGCTGACTCCTCAGAAAGTtctacctttttttctgaaatttccaACCCTTCTGATTCATCAAAATCTACCGTAGCACAGGACAGGAGGAGCAATGTATCCAGTGATGGCAGTTTTGTTGAACCATCTACAGAGCCATTGTTGGTACACTCTTCCAAACTGTTGACTTCTGCTTCTGCAGGCAGTGTGCAAAATACAACTCTCTTCAACACTGACTCTGATTTGTTGACCACTGGCAGATCATCTCTCTCTTCATCAGCATTTCCAGCCTCTTCCTCACTGTCATCACTGCATCACTCGGCGTCTTCAACACCACCAACAACTTATCTGTTTACATCATCAGAATCATCTGAGCCACTCTCATCGTCTGTGATGGCATCTTCACCCTCTCTGCAGGCTTTGTCATCCTCCTTGCCCACTTCCTCATTGCTTTCCCCATCTTATTCATTAGCATCTTTATTACCTCTGTTTTCATCACCATCAACCAACTCGCAGTCCAACGACAGTGATCAAGCAAGCACCTCTGTAACTATGACTGTGGTCAGGCAGGTGTCCTCCACAGCTGCCGCGGCTGGGAGCTCACCCAGAGGGACCAACAAACACAGTGTCACGCAGCAGCCCCAAAACAACACCACTTTCACCTCCACTGGGTCTCCTCTCCCTACAGTGCCCATGGAGCAGCTTGGTGGACACATCATATCTGTGTCTGCTCCCGCAACAGTAACAGAGGCCACCTCACCGAGAGCTGCCACCACCCAGGGGGGCAGCTTTGGGAAGGCAACGCCACTGCTCACCACAACCAGTGATGCCCCAAGGGCTGGGCTGACGGATGCACCACTTAGTCCCTTACCAAGTGCAACAAACCACAGCATCATCGTCCCAGCGGTGGCAATGACCACAGTAAAACCTCCGATGCTGACAACACTGGCCGGTCATCAGCCAACCCCAGGTGACGCTAGCACCATGAAAGCCCACAGACCTCAAACGCCCACTGCCACTAAGCACGTATATACCACTGGTGAAAGCACAGAAGCTGTGGATCCCACCACTGCAAGGCCTGGTAGAGTCACTGAGGAAAACATCCCTGTTACGAGTTCTTCTGAAGCCCCTCCAACCAGCAAGACCGCTGTGAGCATTGCAACTACTTTGGCTGCTACCAAACCAACCACCGCTCCTCCGTCAAGTAGCACGGCTGGGCTGAGGATGTCGTCTCCGGCAACAG aTGTGGATAAATGTCTTTCCAACCCTTGTCCTGCACTGGCCACCTGCAACAACAGCCGTGGTTCCTATATCTGTCAATGTCCTCTTGGATATGAGCTGGAAAAAGGAAAGTGCAATTTAG TAAGAATATTTATTGGCCAGGTCCCCTTGAAATTTAATATTACCCATGGGAAGTACGCAGAGCTTCTCCACATCGAGGGTGAAATCCTGGCTATG CTCAATGCATCGCTGTGGGACTTGCCCGGGTACCACCACTCCACAGTCAAGGCGACCAG ggAGGCAAATTTTGTGCATGTTTCAGTGCAATCCACGTTCTCTTTAGCATCCAATGTGACTTTCTATGACGTTGTCAGCAGCGTGAAAAGCTACATTCGAGCTTGCAAATCCCCCACCGAAGCCTGCCAGTTCATCTCCAGCCTGAAACCGCTCCACAGAG TTGGCAGCTTGTGCAAGCAGAAAGACCCTGAATGTGACAAGGAAACTTCTGAATGCACAGACTTCGATGGAGTGGCCCTCTGCCAGTGCAAAAGTGGGTACTTCAAATACAATAAGATGGACCACTCCTGCCGAG cCTGTGAAGATGGATATAAGCTGGAAAATGAGACCTGTGTGAG CTGCCCGTTTGGCTTAGGTGGATTCAACTGTGGAAACC CATATCAGCTCATCACCGTGGTGATCGCGGCTGCAGGAGGGGGACTTTTGCTTATCATGGGCATAGCACTGATTGTCACCTGCTGCCG gaagaataaaaatgacataAGTAAACTCATTTTCAAGAGTGGGGATTTCCAGATGTCACCGTATGCTGAATATCCAAAGAACCCCCGGGCACAGGAGTGGGGCAGAGAGACCATCGAGATGCAGGAGAACGGAAGCACCAAGAACCTGTTGCAGATGACAGATGTGTATTATTCG CCAACTGGACTGAGAAATCCTGAACTGGAAAGAAATGGACTTTATCCTCCCTACACTGGTTTGCCTGGATCTCGACATTCATGCATCTACCCTGGACAATACAATCCATCCTTCATTAGTGATGAAACCAGAAGAAGAGACTATTTTTAG
- the HEG1 gene encoding protein HEG homolog 1 isoform X3, translating to MPAACTLLLLLGLGLVPPAGSLPLASLRRLLPPLPPPPPSRSRLGRPCSPPAAGHAGSPVIESSHQARRSSDTEIRTSGSLVDSVELVTMLARSRERALLPVRHGAVPTARRVMGHIGPPASGGDVTPPGAGPPDSPSAGTATRPPACSLPPAAGSHHHAVGSRERGKRALASPSTPAATEGTPPVLAASSTDLTERVLGRRHGAWDVAGFDNVTRTVLLPSSAETHRPGTGGPSQPASGWVGTEQPGSPPTGTAATSPSPLGSNRAMLRPLPSTPLPGSLGQPQSSPRASSTQTGANHIMLHPRDVVGDSTSSSLTASPATDSIFGAAGSSIRAADNLRSSIRRAVPSSMAQPLASAPSSVTPAQGHFPEPSMERQLAPSRLASGSTAMAIGSSYQPSNVSTTERRVLDFPTTSTSISTTVTKGSGRTLRSLPASTRLADAAKISTSGTQITSSSDQTWTPGMSLGAQRGGDRGATDLLLMGSPSASESASTTFSSSSYEPKSIPAAEEATLHSDTHNTDMPSVAAWSPGSPANGHTTMVTRGSATSIDPTSSLRGIFSSSGAGTHRPNGSREATDLPAPPGEPLLTSSLSASESTFRGVRSSHRPVNNSATEKNPLASSPTNAFISATATGSGGRPPRSATGSSRWAAEDSTSSSAMYGTLGTIRSSSASSVGETYGVHGSREITDFTERVADPSLTRSHSPSEGPSPATGSSHVSFSILSTARRTDFPTTSTSVSTTAAKGGGRTLRSLPASTRLAQTTEISITGTETISSPDHTHSSLRAQGGGGRGATMLSTDPLLTGSPSALEHASPAEGTLATGHLPDAPLTSMPSSVIATSGGERSTVPVSDTRTASSSAPIPPRTSSLDVVFLPSSSATEPGKQSNVSQGGAKLGELLTKLLPAFSPSISVPSPSPSASERGRRVSGTPTETTYVSSTVSSHEEGTSQAAANHGMWSTAAESPTSHPDMAGEPRTGPLLSSTAWPGVGHVSSGRTGYPEPKVTLSSRVSTYFSAAAEPSAAGSSHHSLSSSSTEERMFSPITDPVYSSSTSAGSGERTLHLVTDGTLAGGTESSASYAETASSPGPAQSVEQSGTANTSTSSRGFTGLVTETLFTHSSKIPTYSSFQNDLTSFSSSHQPISSINTEKRTSVSHTDGTYISTTYTRGGERTLLSISNSSTSADSSESSTFFSEISNPSDSSKSTVAQDRRSNVSSDGSFVEPSTEPLLVHSSKLLTSASAGSVQNTTLFNTDSDLLTTGRSSLSSSAFPASSSLSSLHHSASSTPPTTYLFTSSESSEPLSSSVMASSPSLQALSSSLPTSSLLSPSYSLASLLPLFSSPSTNSQSNDSDQASTSVTMTVVRQVSSTAAAAGSSPRGTNKHSVTQQPQNNTTFTSTGSPLPTVPMEQLGGHIISVSAPATVTEATSPRAATTQGGSFGKATPLLTTTSDAPRAGLTDAPLSPLPSATNHSIIVPAVAMTTVKPPMLTTLAGHQPTPGDASTMKAHRPQTPTATKHVYTTGESTEAVDPTTARPGRVTEENIPVTSSSEAPPTSKTAVSIATTLAATKPTTAPPSSSTAGLRMSSPATDVDKCLSNPCPALATCNNSRGSYICQCPLGYELEKGKCNLVRIFIGQVPLKFNITHGKYAELLHIEGEILAMLNASLWDLPGYHHSTVKATREANFVHVSVQSTFSLASNVTFYDVVSSVKSYIRACKSPTEACQFISSLKPLHRVGSLCKQKDPECDKETSECTDFDGVALCQCKSGYFKYNKMDHSCRACEDGYKLENETCVSCPFGLGGFNCGNPYQLITVVIAAAGGGLLLIMGIALIVTCCRKNKNDISKLIFKSGDFQMSPYAEYPKNPRAQEWGRETIEMQENGSTKNLLQMTDVYYSPTGLRNPELERNGLYPPYTGLPGSRHSCIYPGQYNPSFISDETRRRDYF from the exons tcatTGAAAGCAGCCATCAGGCGAGAAGAAGTTCGGACACAGAGATAAGGACTTCTGGGTCTCTCGTGGACAGTGTGGAGCTGGTGACAATGCtggccaggagcagggagagggcaTTGCTACCTGTCAGGCATGGTGCGGTGCCGACAGCGAGAAGGGTCATGGGGCACATTGGTCCCCCTGCCAGTGGTGGGGATGTCACCCCACCAGGAGCAGGACCCCCAGACAGCCCATCTGCTGGGACAGCaacccgcccgcccgcctgcaGCCTTCCTCCTG ctgCTGGAAGCCATCACCATGCTGTGGGCAGCCGGGAGAGAGGTAAGAGGGCTCTTGCTTCTCCCAGCACCCCTGCAGCTACAGAGGGGACACCACCAGTTttggcagccagcagcactgacTTGACCGAGAGGGTGCTGGGCCGGCGCCATGGGGCCTGGGACGTGGCAGGATTTGACAACGTGACAAGAACGGTGCTGCTGCCTTCATCTGCAGAGACTCATCGCCCGG GCACCGGTGGTCCCTCTCAACCAgcgagtggctgggtgggcacagagcagcctggcagccctCCCACAGGCACTGCAGCCACTTCACCCAGCCCCTTGGGGAGCAATAGGGCAATGCTGCGACCCCTCCCCAGTACCCCCCTCCCTGGCTCTCTGGGACAACCCCAGTCCTCTCCCCGAGCTTCCAGTACCCAGACTGGTGCAAACCACATCATGCTACACCCCAGGGATGTCGTGGGGGACTCCACAAGCTCTTCGCTCACAGCATCACCTGCCACAGACAGCATTTTCGGAG ctgctgggagcagcatcAGGGCTGCAGACAACCTGAGGTCCAGTATCCGAAGGGCCGTGCCCAGCTCCATGGCTCAGCCCCTGGCCTCAGCTCCCTCCTCGGTGACCCCAGCACAGGGACATTTCCCCGAGCCCTCCATGGAGCGCCAGCTCGCCCCTTCTCGCCTGGCTTCAGGAAGCACTGCCATGG CCATTGGAAGCAGCTACCAGCCATCCAACGTCTCGACCACAGAGAGGAGAGTTTTGGATTTCcccaccaccagcacctccaTTTCCACAACAGTCACCAAGGGTTCAGGGAGGACATTAAGGTCTCTGCCAGCCAGCACCAGGTTGGCTGATGCAGCAAAGATTTCCACCTCTGGTACCCAAATCACCAGCTCCTCAGACCAGACCTGGACCCCTGGGATGTCTTTGGGAGCCCAGCGTGGTGGTGACAGAGGTGCCACAGACCTGTTGCTTATGGGCTCGCCGTCTGCTTCGGAAAGTGCTTCCACGA cctttagcagcagcagttatgAACCCAAGAGCATCCCAGCTGCAGAAGAGGCAACGCTGCACTCGGACACCCACAATACTGACATGCCCAGCGTGGCAGCGTGGTCACCGGGGTCCCCTGCAAACGGCCACACAACTATGGTGACAAGGGGCTCTGCCACCAGCATCGACCCCACCAGCTCTTTGAGGGGGATCTTCTCCTCCTCAGGGGCTGGGACACACCGTCCTAATGGCTCACGGGAAGCCACCGATCTCCCAGCGCCTCCCGGGGAGCCTTTGCTCACAAGCTCACTCTCTGCTTCTGAAAGTACATTCAGAG GTGTCAGAAGCAGCCACCGACCAGTTAACAACTCAGCGACAGAGAAAAACCCCCTTGCTTCCTCTCCCACCAACGCTTTCATTTCAGCCACGGCCACTGGCAGTGGCGGGAGACCCCCGAGATCTGCCACAGGCAGCAGCCGATGGGCAGCAGAAGACTCCACATCCAGTAGTGCCATGTACGGGACCTTGGGCACTATCCGATCCTCGTCTGCATCTTCTGTGGGAGAGACCTATGGAGTTCATGGGTCCAGAGAGATCACTGATTTCACCGAGCGGGTGGCAGACCCTTCGCTAACGCGCTCTCACTCTCCTTCGGAAGGTCCTTCCCCAG CTACTGGAAGCAGCCATGTGTCATTCAGCATCCTGTCAACAGCAAGAAGAACTGATTTCCCTACCACCAGTACCTCCGTTTCCACAACAGCCGCCAAGGGTGGAGGGAGGACGTTAAGGTCTCTGCCAGCCAGCACCAGACTGGCCCAAACAACAGAGATTTCCATCACTGGTACCGAAACCATCAGCTCTCCAGACCATACTCATTCCTCTTTGAgagcccagggtggtggtggcagAGGTGCCACCATGTTGTCCACGGACCCCTTGCTCACAGGCTCACCATCTGCTTTGGAACATGCTTCCCCAG CAGAAGGGACCTTGGCTACAGGACACCTGCCTGACGCTCCTCTCACCAGTATGCCCAGCTCAGTGATAGCCACCAGTGGTGGGGAGAGGAGCACAGTCCCCGTGTCAGACACCCGCACAGCATCCAGCTCCGCTCCCATTCCGCCCCGCACCAGCTCCCTGGACGTGGTCTTTCTGCCGTCCTCATCAGCAAcagagcctgggaagcagagcaaTGTTTCACAGGGTGGTGCTAAACTTGGTGAGCTTCTAACGAAGCTGCTGCCTGCATTTTCTCCCAGTATTTCAGTGCCTTCGCCTTCACCAAGTGCTTCAG agagaggaagaagagtttcTGGTACTCCTACTGAGACCACGTACGTCTCGTCCACAGTCTCCAGCCACGAGGAGGGGACATCTCAGGCTGCAGCTAACCATGGCATGTGGAGCACAGCGGCAGAAAGCCCCACGTCTCACCCGGACATGGCTGGGGAGCCCCGCACTGGCCCCCTTCTGTCCTCCACGGCATGGCCTGGGGTCGGACATGTCTCGTCCGGCCGAACAGGGTACCCAGAGCCCAAGGTCACCCTTTCATCCAGGGTCTCCACCTACTTCTCAGCCGCTGCTGAACCTTCCG ctgcaggcagcagccatCACTCCCTAAGCAGCTCCAGTACTGAGGAAAGGATGTTCAGCCCCATCACTGATCCTGTGTACAGTTCATCCACATCTGCTGGCAGTGGAGAGAGGACGCTGCACTTGGTGACGGACGGCACGCTGGCCGGTGGCACCGAGAGCTCTGCTTCCTACGCTGAAactgccagctctccagggccagctcagtcagtggagcagagTGGGACGGCCAACACCTCCACCAGCAGCAGGGGCTTCACGGGCTTGGTGACGGAGACACTCTTCACACATTCTTCCAAGATACCTACTTACTCTTCTTTCCAAAACGATCTCACAA GCTTTTCAAGTAGTCATCAGCCAATCAGTAGTATCAATACTGAGAAAAGGACCTCGGTTTCTCATACGGACGGCACATACATTTCAACTACATAtaccagaggaggagaaaggaccCTCCTGTCTATCTCAAATAGCAGCACATCTGCTGACTCCTCAGAAAGTtctacctttttttctgaaatttccaACCCTTCTGATTCATCAAAATCTACCGTAGCACAGGACAGGAGGAGCAATGTATCCAGTGATGGCAGTTTTGTTGAACCATCTACAGAGCCATTGTTGGTACACTCTTCCAAACTGTTGACTTCTGCTTCTGCAGGCAGTGTGCAAAATACAACTCTCTTCAACACTGACTCTGATTTGTTGACCACTGGCAGATCATCTCTCTCTTCATCAGCATTTCCAGCCTCTTCCTCACTGTCATCACTGCATCACTCGGCGTCTTCAACACCACCAACAACTTATCTGTTTACATCATCAGAATCATCTGAGCCACTCTCATCGTCTGTGATGGCATCTTCACCCTCTCTGCAGGCTTTGTCATCCTCCTTGCCCACTTCCTCATTGCTTTCCCCATCTTATTCATTAGCATCTTTATTACCTCTGTTTTCATCACCATCAACCAACTCGCAGTCCAACGACAGTGATCAAGCAAGCACCTCTGTAACTATGACTGTGGTCAGGCAGGTGTCCTCCACAGCTGCCGCGGCTGGGAGCTCACCCAGAGGGACCAACAAACACAGTGTCACGCAGCAGCCCCAAAACAACACCACTTTCACCTCCACTGGGTCTCCTCTCCCTACAGTGCCCATGGAGCAGCTTGGTGGACACATCATATCTGTGTCTGCTCCCGCAACAGTAACAGAGGCCACCTCACCGAGAGCTGCCACCACCCAGGGGGGCAGCTTTGGGAAGGCAACGCCACTGCTCACCACAACCAGTGATGCCCCAAGGGCTGGGCTGACGGATGCACCACTTAGTCCCTTACCAAGTGCAACAAACCACAGCATCATCGTCCCAGCGGTGGCAATGACCACAGTAAAACCTCCGATGCTGACAACACTGGCCGGTCATCAGCCAACCCCAGGTGACGCTAGCACCATGAAAGCCCACAGACCTCAAACGCCCACTGCCACTAAGCACGTATATACCACTGGTGAAAGCACAGAAGCTGTGGATCCCACCACTGCAAGGCCTGGTAGAGTCACTGAGGAAAACATCCCTGTTACGAGTTCTTCTGAAGCCCCTCCAACCAGCAAGACCGCTGTGAGCATTGCAACTACTTTGGCTGCTACCAAACCAACCACCGCTCCTCCGTCAAGTAGCACGGCTGGGCTGAGGATGTCGTCTCCGGCAACAG aTGTGGATAAATGTCTTTCCAACCCTTGTCCTGCACTGGCCACCTGCAACAACAGCCGTGGTTCCTATATCTGTCAATGTCCTCTTGGATATGAGCTGGAAAAAGGAAAGTGCAATTTAG TAAGAATATTTATTGGCCAGGTCCCCTTGAAATTTAATATTACCCATGGGAAGTACGCAGAGCTTCTCCACATCGAGGGTGAAATCCTGGCTATG CTCAATGCATCGCTGTGGGACTTGCCCGGGTACCACCACTCCACAGTCAAGGCGACCAG ggAGGCAAATTTTGTGCATGTTTCAGTGCAATCCACGTTCTCTTTAGCATCCAATGTGACTTTCTATGACGTTGTCAGCAGCGTGAAAAGCTACATTCGAGCTTGCAAATCCCCCACCGAAGCCTGCCAGTTCATCTCCAGCCTGAAACCGCTCCACAGAG TTGGCAGCTTGTGCAAGCAGAAAGACCCTGAATGTGACAAGGAAACTTCTGAATGCACAGACTTCGATGGAGTGGCCCTCTGCCAGTGCAAAAGTGGGTACTTCAAATACAATAAGATGGACCACTCCTGCCGAG cCTGTGAAGATGGATATAAGCTGGAAAATGAGACCTGTGTGAG CTGCCCGTTTGGCTTAGGTGGATTCAACTGTGGAAACC CATATCAGCTCATCACCGTGGTGATCGCGGCTGCAGGAGGGGGACTTTTGCTTATCATGGGCATAGCACTGATTGTCACCTGCTGCCG gaagaataaaaatgacataAGTAAACTCATTTTCAAGAGTGGGGATTTCCAGATGTCACCGTATGCTGAATATCCAAAGAACCCCCGGGCACAGGAGTGGGGCAGAGAGACCATCGAGATGCAGGAGAACGGAAGCACCAAGAACCTGTTGCAGATGACAGATGTGTATTATTCG CCAACTGGACTGAGAAATCCTGAACTGGAAAGAAATGGACTTTATCCTCCCTACACTGGTTTGCCTGGATCTCGACATTCATGCATCTACCCTGGACAATACAATCCATCCTTCATTAGTGATGAAACCAGAAGAAGAGACTATTTTTAG